A single window of Sphingobacteriales bacterium DNA harbors:
- a CDS encoding helix-turn-helix domain-containing protein, producing MFNQFGSKVRQLREANNLLLRQVAPFIDIDTPHLSKIERGERVLRKESVPTLAKILKTDEDELMTLWLADQMYNVIDGEPLANEAIKQLTKNIKKP from the coding sequence TTAATCAATTCGGTTCTAAAGTTCGGCAATTAAGAGAAGCTAATAATTTGCTATTAAGGCAGGTAGCACCTTTTATTGATATAGATACACCACACCTCAGTAAAATAGAACGAGGCGAAAGAGTATTAAGAAAAGAGAGTGTACCCACTTTAGCCAAAATATTAAAGACTGATGAAGATGAGTTAATGACCCTATGGCTTGCCGACCAAATGTATAATGTGATAGATGGAGAGCCATTAGCAAACGAAGCAATTAAACAACTTACTAAAAATATCAAAAAGCCCTAA
- a CDS encoding CusA/CzcA family heavy metal efflux RND transporter codes for MLDKIIKFSIKNKIVIGIMTLLLILWGVWSATKLPIDAVPDITNNQVQIFTTCPTLAGQEVEQLVTFPIEQSIANIPNIEEVRSISRFGLSVITVVFKDEVDIYFARQLINEKIKEAEEKIPKGIGTPELAPVSTGLGEVYQYIIHPKKGSEHKYNAKDLRTMQDWIVARQLNGTPGIAEVNSFGGELKQYEVSVNPNRLKAMGISIPDIFNALEKNNQNTGGAYIDKKPNAYFIRGIGLVTSIEDVQNIAVKNTGGIPIFIKDVAEVRFGNAVRYGALTFNGEVDAVGGVVMMLKGENSNEVVNRIKEKLPTIQKSLPDDIVIEPYLDRTDLVKRAISTVEKNLIEGALIVIFVLVLFLGNFRAGLIVASAIPLSMLFALGLMNVFGVSANLMSLGAIDFGLIVDGAVIIVEATLHHLGLRKSINRLTQSEMDDEVFVSASKIRSSAAFGEIIILIVYIPILTLIGIEGKMFRPMAQTVGFAILGALILSLTYIPMMCALFLPKLISHKKNFSDKMMDFFQGIYQPLLQKAIQIKYWLVGGTVALFVVSLIVFSRMGGEFIPTLAEGDFAFHCILPQGSSLSQSIETSMQASRIIKQFDEVKMVVGKTGSAEVPTDPMPPEATDMMIILKPQKEWKKDKSYNELADEIMEKLEAIPGIFFEKNQPIQMRFNELMTGIRQDVAVKIFGENMDTLSAYANKVNQVILSVQGATAPQVERVSGLPQINVEYDRLRLANYGLTVEDVNDIVSTAFAGKSTGVVFENERKFDLVVRLDSTYRSSIDDVNNLMIPTNTGSQIPLSQVANINFKVGPAQISREAGKRRIVIGFNVKGRDVQSVVNEIQQKLATQIKLPSGYYFTYGGTFENLQKASKRLMIAVPISLLLIFMLLYFTFRSFKQASLIFTAIPMSAIGGVFALLLRGMPFSISAGIGFIALFGVAVLNGIVLIGTFNQLEKEGWANILDRVIEGTKIRLRPVLMTATVASLGFLPMALSSSAGAEVQKPLATVVIGGLITATFLTLFVLPLLYIIFNTKISLKRKPKMKHITTATTILLLMFAINTNAQTVKQLTIDEAINLAIQSNQSIKASGIDIQATESLKKTANELPKLDFNTQLGQYNSIKFDNAFQLSQTIPFPTLFGAKKELINAEVKAKQIQQLLSIYEIKNQVRSLYYQIEYLQHNKQILQSLDSLYNEFIRVAKLRYKTGDTKKIEISTAETKKGEINLLAQQNQVYLQNAYQSLQTVIGIKDSIVIPSNNTYTPLQVNSLIDTNAIANHPMLQAIYQNMQIAEQTKKVEKAEGLPDFKIGYSNQSLIGIQTINGVDKYFGAGNRFNVVNIGIVIPLTFGATKAKINSLEYKKQSLLIQAEYQTKLLNTQLQNALAQYEQDVQQYNYYKIQALPNADDIVKAAQLGYRTGDISYVEYLYALQTATDIQLKYLQSIQQINQSVVNINSIINK; via the coding sequence GTGTTAGATAAAATAATAAAATTCAGTATAAAAAACAAAATTGTCATTGGTATAATGACTTTGTTACTCATTCTTTGGGGTGTTTGGAGTGCCACCAAACTACCCATTGATGCCGTACCCGATATTACCAATAATCAGGTACAAATATTTACAACTTGCCCCACATTGGCAGGGCAAGAAGTAGAGCAATTGGTTACTTTTCCTATTGAACAAAGCATTGCCAATATTCCCAACATTGAAGAAGTCCGAAGTATTTCTCGTTTTGGATTATCGGTTATTACAGTAGTGTTCAAAGACGAAGTAGATATATACTTTGCGAGGCAACTCATAAACGAAAAAATAAAAGAAGCCGAAGAAAAAATCCCTAAAGGAATAGGTACACCAGAGCTTGCACCAGTAAGTACAGGACTTGGCGAAGTGTATCAATACATTATACACCCCAAAAAAGGCAGTGAGCATAAATACAATGCGAAAGATTTGCGTACTATGCAAGATTGGATTGTAGCAAGGCAACTCAATGGCACACCCGGTATTGCCGAGGTCAATAGTTTTGGTGGCGAACTTAAACAGTACGAAGTATCTGTAAATCCCAATCGCCTTAAAGCAATGGGTATAAGCATTCCAGATATTTTTAACGCCTTAGAAAAAAACAATCAAAACACAGGCGGTGCATACATAGACAAAAAACCAAATGCCTATTTTATTCGGGGCATTGGTTTGGTTACTTCTATAGAAGATGTACAAAATATTGCAGTTAAAAACACAGGAGGTATTCCCATATTTATAAAAGATGTTGCCGAAGTTCGTTTTGGCAATGCTGTACGCTATGGTGCATTAACCTTTAATGGTGAAGTAGATGCCGTAGGTGGTGTAGTAATGATGCTAAAAGGAGAAAATAGTAATGAAGTGGTAAATCGTATAAAAGAGAAACTACCTACTATTCAAAAATCACTACCTGATGATATTGTAATAGAACCTTATTTGGACAGAACCGATTTAGTAAAAAGAGCCATAAGCACAGTAGAAAAAAATTTAATAGAAGGAGCTTTAATTGTAATATTTGTTTTAGTTCTCTTTTTAGGCAATTTTAGAGCAGGTCTAATAGTCGCTTCTGCTATTCCTTTATCTATGTTGTTTGCATTAGGATTAATGAATGTATTTGGTGTAAGTGCCAATCTAATGAGTTTAGGTGCAATAGATTTTGGTTTAATAGTAGATGGAGCAGTAATTATTGTAGAAGCCACTTTACACCATTTAGGATTACGAAAATCAATCAACAGACTTACTCAGTCCGAAATGGATGATGAAGTATTTGTATCTGCTTCCAAAATTCGTAGCAGTGCAGCTTTTGGAGAAATTATAATACTAATTGTATATATCCCAATTCTAACATTAATAGGCATAGAGGGCAAAATGTTTCGCCCTATGGCTCAAACGGTGGGCTTTGCCATTTTGGGAGCATTAATTTTATCGCTTACTTATATTCCTATGATGTGTGCTTTATTCTTACCTAAGTTGATAAGCCACAAAAAGAATTTTAGCGATAAAATGATGGATTTTTTTCAAGGCATTTATCAACCTTTATTACAAAAAGCCATACAAATAAAATATTGGTTAGTAGGTGGCACGGTAGCATTGTTCGTTGTTTCATTAATTGTGTTTAGTCGTATGGGAGGCGAATTTATTCCCACTCTTGCCGAAGGCGACTTTGCTTTTCATTGTATTCTACCACAAGGTAGTTCGTTGAGCCAAAGTATTGAAACTTCTATGCAAGCTTCAAGAATTATCAAGCAATTTGATGAGGTAAAAATGGTAGTAGGTAAAACAGGAAGTGCTGAAGTACCAACTGACCCTATGCCACCCGAAGCCACTGATATGATGATAATTCTGAAACCACAAAAGGAATGGAAAAAAGATAAATCGTATAATGAGTTGGCAGATGAAATAATGGAAAAATTAGAAGCCATACCAGGTATATTTTTTGAAAAAAACCAACCCATACAAATGCGATTTAATGAATTGATGACAGGCATTAGGCAAGATGTAGCAGTAAAAATATTTGGCGAAAATATGGATACTTTATCTGCCTATGCCAATAAAGTAAATCAAGTAATTTTATCTGTACAAGGAGCAACAGCCCCACAGGTAGAACGAGTAAGTGGTTTGCCTCAAATAAATGTAGAGTATGACAGATTAAGATTAGCAAATTATGGTTTAACTGTAGAAGATGTAAACGACATAGTTAGCACAGCTTTTGCAGGTAAAAGTACAGGCGTAGTTTTTGAAAATGAAAGAAAATTTGATTTAGTAGTTAGGTTAGATAGCACTTACAGAAGCAGTATAGACGATGTAAATAATTTAATGATACCTACCAATACAGGTAGTCAAATTCCACTTTCACAGGTTGCCAATATCAATTTCAAAGTAGGTCCAGCACAAATAAGCCGTGAAGCAGGTAAGCGTAGAATAGTAATTGGCTTTAATGTAAAAGGAAGAGATGTACAAAGTGTAGTAAATGAAATTCAGCAAAAATTAGCAACACAAATAAAATTGCCTTCGGGTTATTATTTTACTTATGGTGGTACTTTTGAAAACCTACAAAAAGCCAGTAAAAGATTAATGATTGCCGTACCCATTTCACTATTATTAATTTTTATGTTACTCTATTTTACATTCCGTAGTTTCAAGCAAGCCAGTTTAATTTTCACTGCAATACCAATGAGTGCCATAGGTGGCGTATTTGCATTATTGCTTCGTGGTATGCCATTTAGCATTAGTGCAGGTATTGGATTTATTGCTTTGTTTGGAGTAGCAGTATTAAATGGCATTGTTTTAATAGGCACATTCAACCAATTAGAAAAAGAAGGATGGGCTAATATTTTAGATAGAGTTATTGAGGGTACAAAAATTAGATTAAGACCAGTTTTAATGACTGCCACCGTTGCCTCATTAGGTTTTTTACCAATGGCATTAAGTAGCAGTGCAGGTGCAGAAGTACAAAAGCCATTAGCTACTGTTGTAATCGGTGGGTTAATAACAGCCACATTCCTTACGCTATTTGTATTACCATTATTGTATATCATTTTTAATACTAAAATTTCACTAAAGAGAAAACCCAAAATGAAACATATAACAACAGCAACAACAATACTATTATTAATGTTTGCTATAAATACAAATGCTCAAACTGTTAAGCAACTTACGATAGACGAAGCAATTAATTTGGCAATTCAAAGCAACCAATCAATAAAGGCAAGTGGTATAGATATTCAAGCTACTGAAAGTTTGAAAAAAACAGCCAATGAATTACCCAAATTAGATTTTAATACACAGCTTGGGCAATACAATAGCATTAAGTTTGACAATGCTTTTCAGCTTTCGCAAACAATACCTTTTCCTACTTTGTTTGGAGCAAAAAAAGAACTGATAAATGCTGAAGTAAAAGCAAAGCAAATACAACAACTGCTGTCTATTTACGAAATCAAAAATCAGGTTCGTAGTTTATATTATCAAATTGAGTATTTACAACACAACAAGCAAATATTACAAAGTTTAGATAGCTTATACAACGAGTTTATACGAGTTGCTAAATTGAGATATAAAACAGGTGATACCAAGAAAATTGAAATTAGCACAGCCGAAACCAAAAAGGGTGAGATAAATTTATTAGCACAGCAAAACCAAGTGTATTTACAAAATGCGTATCAAAGTTTACAAACTGTAATAGGCATAAAAGATAGTATTGTAATTCCTTCAAATAATACATATACGCCTTTACAAGTAAATAGTTTAATAGATACCAATGCCATTGCAAACCACCCAATGCTACAAGCTATTTATCAAAATATGCAAATAGCAGAACAAACCAAAAAAGTAGAAAAAGCAGAAGGATTGCCTGATTTCAAAATTGGATATTCTAATCAATCTTTAATAGGCATACAAACTATAAATGGAGTAGATAAATACTTTGGTGCAGGGAATAGATTTAATGTAGTAAATATTGGAATTGTAATACCACTAACTTTTGGAGCTACCAAAGCAAAAATCAATAGTTTAGAATATAAAAAACAAAGTTTACTTATACAAGCAGAGTATCAAACCAAATTACTTAATACACAACTGCAAAATGCCTTAGCACAATATGAGCAAGATGTACAGCAATACAATTACTATAAAATACAAGCATTACCCAATGCTGATGATATTGTAAAAGCTGCACAATTAGGCTATCGCACAGGCGATATAAGTTATGTAGAGTATTTGTATGCTTTGCAAACAGCAACGGATATTCAATTAAAATATTTGCAATCCATACAACAAATCAATCAATCAGTAGTCAATATCAATTCAATAATCAATAAATAG
- a CDS encoding efflux RND transporter periplasmic adaptor subunit, with protein sequence MSFNINIKISAVVILSMILTACHNHKEGDGHNHGTTETKTEAKTEEHHEEVPSNIASLTDEQIKTVGITYGTVEMKELTATIKANGNLKVPNNNKGNATSLYGGVIKSLNVQIGSYVRKGQVIATIANPQFIQLQEEYLTIASKITFAEQELARQKELNEGNAGAKKNLQSADAELKTLRTRRASLQQQIQLMGINPNNVSNSNLQSALVVTSPIGGTVSNVFAKIGSYVDVSSPVAEIVDNGSLHLDLNVFEKDLPMLKVGQTIHFTLTNNPTTEYDAVVYSIGTAFENDSKTIPVHCNVKGNKSGLIDGMNITGIVSLNNVTTPAVPTDAIVEADGKFYIFIVTNKEPEEHHEEGEEGQDHSEAEKGKETEPKKHTNFEKIEVAKGVSNMGYTSITFINEIPKDAKVVSKGAFFINAKLSNTGGHEH encoded by the coding sequence ATGTCATTCAATATAAATATTAAAATAAGTGCTGTAGTCATACTATCTATGATACTCACAGCTTGCCACAATCACAAAGAGGGCGATGGCCATAATCACGGCACAACCGAAACAAAAACCGAAGCCAAAACAGAAGAACACCACGAAGAAGTGCCAAGTAACATTGCTTCATTAACAGACGAACAAATAAAAACAGTGGGCATTACTTATGGCACTGTAGAAATGAAAGAACTAACAGCTACTATAAAAGCCAATGGCAATCTTAAAGTGCCCAACAACAATAAAGGCAATGCAACTTCATTGTACGGTGGCGTAATCAAATCCTTAAATGTTCAAATTGGTTCTTATGTTCGTAAAGGGCAAGTAATAGCTACTATTGCCAATCCACAATTTATTCAATTACAAGAAGAATATTTAACCATAGCCAGTAAAATTACTTTTGCAGAGCAAGAATTAGCACGGCAAAAAGAACTTAACGAGGGAAATGCAGGTGCAAAGAAAAACTTACAAAGTGCCGATGCTGAATTAAAAACATTAAGAACTCGTAGAGCTTCATTACAACAGCAAATTCAATTAATGGGTATCAATCCTAACAATGTTTCAAACAGTAATTTACAATCTGCTTTAGTGGTTACAAGTCCTATAGGTGGTACAGTTAGTAATGTATTTGCTAAAATTGGTAGCTATGTAGATGTGTCTTCGCCAGTAGCAGAAATTGTAGATAACGGCTCTTTACATTTAGATTTGAATGTATTTGAAAAAGATTTGCCAATGCTAAAAGTTGGGCAAACCATTCATTTTACATTAACTAATAACCCAACTACTGAATACGATGCAGTTGTATATAGTATAGGTACTGCCTTTGAAAACGACAGCAAAACCATACCTGTACATTGCAATGTAAAAGGCAATAAATCAGGGTTGATTGATGGAATGAACATAACAGGTATTGTTAGCTTAAATAATGTAACAACACCAGCAGTGCCTACAGATGCTATTGTAGAAGCCGATGGCAAATTTTATATTTTTATCGTAACCAACAAAGAGCCAGAAGAACACCACGAAGAAGGAGAAGAAGGACAAGACCATAGCGAAGCAGAAAAAGGCAAGGAAACAGAACCTAAAAAACACACTAATTTTGAAAAAATAGAGGTGGCAAAAGGTGTTTCCAATATGGGTTATACTTCTATTACATTCATTAATGAAATACCAAAGGATGCTAAAGTAGTATCAAAAGGTGCTTTCTTTATCAATGCAAAATTATCAAACACAGGAGGACACGAACATTAA
- a CDS encoding isoprenylcysteine carboxylmethyltransferase family protein yields MMNWLKIYLPIYLLLYLSVAFLIPTYRTYKKTGINPITFGKADNAHDYIGLIMKILICLLFGTVLLFSFSQSLYYYLSPILYLEDPLILIIGIVIIHISLVWICIAQYQMSDSWRIGIDEINKTELITKGIFSISRNPIFLGMIVSVLGLFFVIPNALMFCLTITTYIVIQIQIRLEEQFLQKQHGQVYINYKTKNKKINIILCNTFINTMHKANNFVAHKKKK; encoded by the coding sequence ATTATGAATTGGTTAAAAATTTATTTACCTATTTACTTACTACTTTATTTATCAGTAGCATTTCTAATTCCAACTTATCGTACCTATAAGAAAACAGGTATAAATCCAATTACATTTGGCAAAGCTGATAATGCACACGATTATATTGGATTGATAATGAAAATACTCATTTGTCTTTTATTTGGTACAGTCTTATTGTTTTCATTTTCACAAAGCCTTTATTATTACCTAAGTCCCATTCTTTATTTGGAAGATCCATTAATTCTAATTATAGGTATTGTAATAATTCACATTTCTTTAGTTTGGATATGTATAGCTCAATATCAAATGAGTGATAGTTGGCGTATTGGTATAGATGAAATCAATAAAACTGAATTAATTACAAAAGGCATTTTTTCAATAAGTAGAAATCCTATTTTTTTAGGAATGATTGTAAGTGTATTGGGCTTATTTTTTGTAATTCCAAATGCGTTAATGTTTTGCTTAACGATTACCACTTACATAGTCATTCAAATTCAAATTAGGTTAGAAGAACAGTTTTTACAAAAGCAACACGGTCAAGTTTATATCAATTACAAAACAAAAAACAAGAAGATTAATATAATATTATGCAACACATTCATAAATACGATGCACAAGGCAAACAACTTTGTTGCACACAAGAAGAAAAAATAA
- the cadA gene encoding cadmium-translocating P-type ATPase — protein MQHIHKYDAQGKQLCCTQEEKINLIANKQLKKEHKEVGCCATDEPKHSEHSDDDGHDHSSDSDSTFKMFLPAIISLVLLLIAIAFDNWFPQSWFTGWVRIIWYIVAYAPVGLPVLKEAIQSIGKGEVFSEFLLMSIATIGAFAIGEYPEAVAVMLFYAVGEVFQTLAVKRAKANIKTLLDQRPDEVTILENNQPKTIKAETVQIGNIIQLKAGEKLGLDGELLTDNASFNTAALTGESKPDTKAKGETVLAGMINLNTVAQVKVTTAYTDSKLSKILELVQNATAQKAPTELFIRKFAKIYTPIVVLLALLITVLPYFFVENYIFSQWLYRALVFLVISCPCALVISIPLGYFGGIGAASKNGILFKGSNFLDIIANIQNVVMDKTGTMTEGVFKVQEVILKPEFNKTEILQLVNALESQSTHPVATAIHNYVGNVDSNIKLENVEEISGHGLKATINNKEILVGNLKLMDKFNITYDIDPTTIVYTLIAIAYDKKFVGYLTIADSIKEDAQITIDKLKAFNVKTTMLSGDKSSVVQFVANKLGITNSFGDLLPEDKVNKVKELKAKNETVCFVGDGVNDAPVVALSDVGIAMGGLGSDATIETADVVIQDDKPSKIPMAINIGKQTKKIVWQNIILAFTVKAIVLILGAGGLATMWEAVFADVGVALLAILNAVRIQRMKF, from the coding sequence ATGCAACACATTCATAAATACGATGCACAAGGCAAACAACTTTGTTGCACACAAGAAGAAAAAATAAATCTTATTGCCAATAAGCAATTAAAAAAAGAACATAAAGAAGTAGGTTGCTGTGCAACAGATGAACCCAAGCATAGCGAACATTCAGACGATGACGGACACGACCATTCAAGTGATAGCGATAGCACTTTCAAAATGTTTTTACCAGCCATAATAAGTTTGGTTTTGTTACTCATAGCCATTGCATTTGATAATTGGTTTCCTCAATCTTGGTTTACAGGTTGGGTTCGTATTATTTGGTATATAGTAGCTTATGCACCAGTGGGCTTACCAGTATTGAAAGAAGCCATTCAAAGCATAGGCAAAGGAGAAGTATTTTCAGAATTTTTATTAATGAGCATAGCTACAATTGGAGCATTTGCTATAGGCGAATACCCAGAAGCAGTTGCTGTGATGTTGTTCTATGCAGTAGGCGAAGTATTTCAAACATTAGCAGTAAAAAGAGCCAAAGCCAATATCAAAACCTTGCTTGACCAAAGACCTGATGAAGTAACTATTTTAGAAAACAATCAACCTAAAACAATAAAAGCAGAAACAGTACAAATAGGTAATATTATACAACTTAAAGCAGGAGAAAAATTAGGTTTAGATGGAGAATTATTAACCGACAATGCTTCCTTTAACACAGCAGCACTTACAGGCGAAAGCAAACCAGACACCAAAGCAAAAGGCGAAACCGTGTTAGCAGGAATGATAAACCTAAACACCGTAGCACAAGTAAAAGTTACTACTGCTTATACCGATAGTAAGTTAAGTAAAATTTTAGAATTAGTACAGAACGCCACAGCACAAAAAGCACCAACCGAATTATTTATTAGAAAATTCGCAAAAATATATACACCAATAGTTGTACTTCTTGCTTTACTCATTACAGTACTACCTTACTTCTTTGTAGAAAATTATATTTTTAGTCAATGGCTTTACAGAGCTTTAGTTTTCTTGGTTATCTCTTGTCCTTGTGCATTGGTTATCAGTATTCCATTAGGTTATTTTGGTGGCATAGGTGCAGCTTCTAAAAATGGAATATTATTTAAAGGCAGTAACTTTTTAGACATTATTGCTAACATTCAAAATGTAGTAATGGATAAAACAGGGACAATGACAGAAGGTGTTTTCAAGGTTCAAGAAGTAATATTAAAACCCGAATTTAATAAAACGGAAATACTACAATTAGTAAATGCCCTAGAAAGCCAAAGTACCCACCCAGTTGCTACTGCTATTCATAACTATGTAGGAAATGTTGATAGCAATATTAAATTAGAAAATGTAGAAGAAATATCAGGTCACGGACTAAAAGCAACAATCAATAACAAAGAAATATTAGTAGGTAACTTAAAGCTAATGGATAAATTCAATATTACTTATGATATTGACCCAACTACAATAGTTTATACTTTAATTGCCATAGCATACGATAAAAAATTTGTAGGCTACTTAACCATTGCTGACAGCATAAAAGAAGATGCACAAATTACCATTGATAAATTAAAAGCATTCAATGTGAAAACCACAATGTTAAGTGGCGATAAATCAAGTGTAGTACAATTTGTAGCCAACAAATTAGGTATTACCAATTCATTTGGCGATTTATTGCCAGAAGACAAAGTAAATAAAGTAAAAGAACTCAAAGCAAAAAATGAAACAGTTTGTTTTGTTGGCGATGGCGTAAACGATGCACCAGTTGTGGCATTAAGCGATGTAGGTATTGCAATGGGTGGTTTAGGTAGTGATGCTACTATAGAAACAGCCGATGTAGTAATACAAGACGATAAGCCAAGTAAAATACCGATGGCAATAAATATAGGCAAACAAACTAAAAAAATTGTTTGGCAAAATATCATTTTAGCATTTACTGTAAAAGCAATCGTTTTGATATTAGGTGCAGGTGGTTTAGCCACTATGTGGGAAGCAGTTTTTGCAGATGTAGGCGTAGCATTATTAGCTATATTAAATGCAGTAAGAATACAAAGAATGAAATTTTAA
- a CDS encoding thermonuclease family protein, giving the protein MQNNAKAPIIVETHLVITEVIDGDSIKVASIFNKDEKEIRLYGIDCPENKYNRKMVEDEKKLHTPAEFLLGLGQQAHKFVLSVAPVGMSITLQIEKGNELDHYKRHLAYVILPDGSCLNEIIVAKGYARATGDYFCEELPKYQALQLRAMQNKQGLYKYISRL; this is encoded by the coding sequence ATGCAAAACAACGCAAAAGCACCGATAATAGTAGAAACTCATTTAGTCATTACAGAAGTGATAGACGGAGACAGTATAAAAGTGGCTTCAATCTTTAATAAAGATGAAAAAGAAATACGACTTTATGGGATAGACTGCCCAGAAAATAAGTACAACAGAAAAATGGTAGAAGATGAAAAGAAACTACATACACCAGCCGAGTTTCTTTTAGGTTTAGGACAACAAGCTCATAAATTCGTTTTAAGCGTTGCACCAGTCGGAATGAGTATAACTCTACAAATTGAAAAAGGAAACGAATTAGACCACTATAAACGCCATTTAGCCTATGTTATTCTACCTGATGGCAGTTGCTTAAATGAAATTATAGTAGCCAAAGGATATGCAAGAGCAACAGGCGATTACTTTTGTGAGGAATTACCCAAATATCAAGCCTTACAGCTTAGAGCAATGCAGAATAAACAAGGACTTTACAAGTATATTTCAAGGTTATAG
- a CDS encoding zeta toxin family protein, which yields MSNKNISRPLNDKGLIEQFLSKTLGFDKFNENVVSKINQIENLIDTYEKKGQYKNNTFHSEDVRDAKYREEKLRWKLRDKINKELLTLKRLDDDEKIKLGKGGALPSSNLKNKKEAVIIIGLPASGKSGLSNAIADLTGSLIIDSDYAKRKLPEFKSEKYLGAYHVHKESSVIVFGNETSHSMGFKPLIEQCCDAKNNIVLPRIGADLADIYDIAVILNEKWKYKVHLVLINLDRKVATVRALQRFLKTDRYIPLGRIFDTYCNECQLTYYRLKNFPQFNKYFDSFAIIDTNVEEGNKYNILELTQNSPLNKIAGKYGKTGSI from the coding sequence ATGAGTAATAAAAACATTTCAAGACCTTTAAATGATAAGGGATTAATTGAACAATTTTTGTCAAAAACTTTAGGTTTTGACAAGTTCAATGAAAATGTAGTTAGTAAAATTAATCAAATTGAAAACCTAATAGACACTTATGAAAAAAAGGGACAGTATAAAAACAATACCTTTCATTCAGAAGATGTAAGAGATGCAAAATATAGAGAAGAAAAATTGCGTTGGAAACTAAGAGATAAAATAAATAAAGAATTACTGACCTTAAAGAGACTTGATGACGATGAAAAAATCAAGCTTGGAAAAGGAGGTGCATTACCAAGTTCAAATTTGAAAAATAAAAAAGAAGCTGTTATTATTATAGGATTACCAGCGTCTGGAAAATCTGGATTATCAAATGCAATAGCAGATTTAACAGGATCACTTATAATTGATTCGGATTATGCAAAACGTAAGCTTCCTGAATTTAAGTCAGAAAAATATTTAGGCGCTTATCACGTTCATAAAGAATCGTCGGTAATTGTATTTGGCAATGAAACTTCGCATAGTATGGGGTTTAAGCCTTTAATTGAACAATGTTGTGACGCTAAAAACAATATTGTTTTGCCAAGAATAGGTGCCGACTTGGCTGACATATATGACATTGCAGTTATTTTAAATGAAAAGTGGAAATATAAAGTTCATTTAGTTTTAATAAACTTAGATAGAAAAGTAGCAACAGTTAGAGCATTACAAAGATTTTTAAAAACAGATAGATATATTCCACTTGGTAGAATTTTTGACACATATTGCAATGAATGCCAGTTGACATATTATCGTTTGAAAAACTTTCCTCAATTCAACAAATATTTTGATTCTTTTGCAATCATTGACACAAATGTAGAAGAAGGCAATAAATACAATATACTAGAACTTACTCAAAATAGTCCTTTAAATAAAATAGCAGGTAAATATGGCAAAACAGGGAGCATATAA
- a CDS encoding transposase, producing the protein MIEATNKQLKYRFLYHKTITSFDDLKIYMQSAVQDYNNRPYHALGGQTPLEVLAGSTTNYKILKADSINARTVRKQYNQQQCCIA; encoded by the coding sequence ATGATAGAGGCAACTAATAAGCAATTAAAATATAGGTTCTTATATCATAAAACAATTACTTCTTTTGATGATTTAAAAATCTATATGCAAAGTGCAGTGCAAGATTATAATAACAGACCTTACCATGCATTGGGTGGACAAACGCCTTTAGAAGTTTTAGCTGGCAGTACTACCAATTATAAAATTTTAAAAGCTGATAGCATAAATGCAAGAACAGTACGCAAGCAATATAACCAACAACAATGTTGTATAGCTTAG
- a CDS encoding multidrug efflux SMR transporter, translating to MNWIVLVIAGLFEVLFAFCLGKAKSTTGNEMYIWYLGFLCALTISMGLLIKATQTLPIGTAYAVWTGIGAVGTVLVGIFVFKEPATFLRILFLITLICSIIGLKAISH from the coding sequence ATGAATTGGATTGTATTAGTTATAGCTGGTTTATTTGAAGTACTCTTTGCTTTCTGTTTAGGAAAAGCAAAAAGTACAACAGGAAACGAAATGTATATTTGGTATCTAGGTTTTCTTTGCGCACTTACAATTAGCATGGGACTATTAATCAAAGCAACGCAAACATTGCCAATAGGTACTGCTTATGCAGTATGGACTGGAATTGGAGCAGTAGGAACTGTATTAGTAGGTATTTTTGTATTTAAAGAACCTGCAACATTTTTGCGAATACTTTTTCTTATAACATTAATTTGCTCTATTATCGGGCTAAAAGCAATCTCACACTAA